TTTTGATTAACTCATAGAACATAATCATATACTGAACACTGGTTGGATGCAATCAAAGTGAAATGTAGCTTCAATGTGAATTTTACATGATTCTCATCTCATGTTAGCCCTTATCTATTTGTCGCCTCAGTGTGGATTCCCATccgattaaaaaaaaaatacaacatgATCACATTCATGTTCTAATCTTGTACCTCTTTCATTTTGGTTAAAGTAGGTATGATAATagataagtttaaaaaaaaaaggtattgATAATAGATAGGATCCAGATGAGTATTATAACACCTATGTTATACTCACATTTTTTGTTTAGAACAACTCTTTCAAATATTTTATTCGAGCGTAGGTAGCAACTTTATTTTCTGTTGGGTGCTTATATGTCCAGATTTAATTTTACTACCCATATTTTAGTGAATTTTAATTGAAATGTTCGTGCTTACAGTATTACAGTGTGCATGATTGTTAAAATCTTTCCTTAATTCAAATATAATTTCTAGTGATATATTtatttgtttgataaatttaaaaaacatatataaattGTTTCTAAGATTGAAGCATTAACATAGAAAAATcaattgaaatgaaaaaaaaaacatagaaaaataattaaaaatgtgaCAGAATGACGAGCGATGATTATTAGATTCGGAGGAAGGATGAAGACTACCCTAGCTCTTAGATCAGTTTTCACACTCTTCATTGATTAGATCTCAGATTGTGTCGATTATTACCAGATTCAAGGGCTCTTTGTCCAAATTGGAAGGGTGGTAAACGTTTCCTTGAAGAggcaaaggaagattggtaggtatttttggtttggttttgtGAGATTCGCTCTGATGGAGGTCGTGCCTTAGACGATTAACCTCCTCAATGAGTTTCTCTTGGGTGGATCATCCTTGCTGGTGGCTTTGGCGAGATTTTCGCGAATCGATGTTGATGTTTTGGGTGAGGATGCGAAGAAAGTCCAGGAGCTCAATGGGATTTCTGCGACAAATAGGGAAGAGAAGGATCGACGAGCGATATCCTCCTCCGTGGATGAAGAAAGGATGATTTCCGGTCTACCTATAGGTGGCTCTATGTTTGAAGGTTTGATGGTGTTCATGAGCTTGAAGAGGAGGTTCTTTCGCCTTGTGGGGAACCAGGTCATGAAGGAAAGAAGGCCCCGAGCCCAACAAGTATAAGTCCTGATGGTCTCATTGAAGTTCATTGTTGTTATGTGATTTGGAGGTCTGATGATCCTCTCTCTCTTCAGCCCTTGCATCGACTTGGGGCATATCACCTCAGGAACAAGTGAAAACCCCTAAGGATAAGGGAAGACCTAGGAAATCTAAGAAAGGAGGAAACAAAAAGAAATGCCATATTCATAGCTTCAGTGGGATTGCAGTAGCGGAACGTTGATGATGATGTAGAGCCAATATGGAGGGAGTCGATGGTGTTCTCGATGGAGCTGTCTGAACCTTATGATATTCTGACTAGGGTCTGGAGTCTCATCTTGACGGGGAAACACTTAGTAATAAAATAAGATTGCACATATGATGTTTCACTTGGACAGATTGTAGCCTAGATCAATGAGTGCATGTCTTCTTAGGTTAGTAAAGATCGAGTTTCGGGGTTTGGGGGGTCATTGAGGGTTTTTGGGTTTGGGGGACATTGATTCAGTTTGGAGCTTTGTTGTTGCTCTTTGTCGATTGGGTTGTCATCGATTTTGCTGGTTTTTTTATCTCGTTGGAGGAAGGGTTGTACATCCTTGATATTTTCCtcatcaataaatattttatttaaaaaaattatttctctatttatataatatttaataatttaaatatagacctatatttaaaaataataataataatagttttaatagaatatttaatttttaaaaaacatttatttagaaaagttaaaattttcaaaatagtttattattttttattcaaattgaAATTTCAATTTAGCCTTAAATGTAGGCTAACTGAAATTAGAATTTTCAGGATCCAAAACAGACCCTAATTCGTCTAGATTCAAGATTAGATCTCATAAGAAATGATTGAATTTGTAAATTGAATTTATAATTTTGATGAAACAATGATTTGTTTTTTGGCGGGGAGATGTGGAGGGAAGTAACTGCTAGTAGTAGTAGTTGAAGTAGAACGGTGATGGACCAATGTCAGCCAAACACGCGCGTGAGAGGAACAAGACAAACACAGACAATGTCACTCCTTCCACATTTACTAATTCGTCCTTTTATTGGTTgaacttaatttaattttcgaattcttttttttggttacataatTTTTCGAATTtacttaaatatatatatatatatatatatatatatatattgtacctTTTTTTTGAATTGTACCAAATTAttgtaaaatatatattaaaataaaaattatttttttgttacagaacAGGTAAATTGATTATAAATATGcgtataaatatataataaacaaAATATGCGTATATTATCATAACTTCTATGGAATAAATTTCATACATGTTGATTTAttacattttaaatttcaatttttgaaaTCCAAGTAAAAAAATCCTTTGTTAAATTCATTTTAATAATTACAATTTTATTGATATTAAATTTAAAGTAAAAATTCACTtccttctttgttttttttttatgctttgAAAACTCAAATTCACTTCCttctttttttgatacatcggaaagataaattacatccGTTAGGAATCGATTCCTGGACTTCCCCctactcctaccacttgagctatcctacggggacatATTCACTTCCTTCTTTAAAGTCAACTATCAATATAAtcagttttaaaatttatttttatttccatttttaaaattataattttcaaactgtctaaaagagaaaaatagaaatcggGCTGCCATCACTTCAAATTGCACATGTCAGGAATCGATCATTGGACCTCACCCTACCTAACTCATATGTCTCTAACTCCTATCACTTGAGCTACTCTACGGGAACCATTTAAGCtagaataataataaatattttttaggagaataattagttaattattatagtatttttttaataaaaatcctatattaaataattattacctagaaaattatttatttgttaaaaTAATTCATTATTCATATAAACTAATTCCTTAATTAGattaaattagtttaaaaataaaataatttattaattaagtatataattattttatattcaaaataattatcataaaaaaattgaaaaatttaaatgattaaattatttatttattcaagaaataataatatttttaattatattctagatgttttttatttaactaATATATTAAGTAATTACTAATTAgataaattataatttcttagagtaatttaataattatttacataattatataatattccaaataatttttattaaactaATTTGTTTACAATCTAAACTAACACAATTGTAATATATACAAGAAATGTCAAAGTAAAATTTTATATTCTTCCTTAgaagaaataatttttaaataaaaattaatttcttttaaaacttattaatttatttttaaaaatattataatttataaatttatatttttaaaattaatatcataCTTTTTatgtataaattaaaaaataattttcttcaAGTCAACTATTTTTatgtataaattaaaataatatatgtttaaaaattcattaaatttgttagaatttagaatttccaaccttttaaaaaattattatcatgCTTTATGGAATAAGTTTGATACACATTGAtttattagattaaaaaaaaattaagtcaaagttaaaaattattttcttccttacattcaattattttaaatatatatgaaattaatatatatttgtaaccaaaaatatatatatatatatatatatatatttataaatttaaatcaaattttgaatttcatattttttccaACTGGCTATAATTTTCTActtaaaacaaaattgatgggtCTCCTGATATATATTCTTTTAATAAGTCAATACTAGCTGGTAATTAATGAGAACTTTATGTGAgtcaaattaatatttatttatttattttttaaaataaaataatgtttCGAATTTTATGTTTTATCTAATCTTTCATAATTTTCTTAATAAAgctaattttattgttttatatgTACATATTCTTAGAaacttattaattatatttccttttttttctcgTGCACAATTACATTGAGGATTCTAttctttgaaatttgaattgaatTACATTGAGGTTTTGTTCCATtgtgagaaaagaaaaagtgattGTGGTTGTGATAAATCAATGTACCAAGGTATAAATAAAGGAGTATAAAGAAATGTACCCTCTTTCAATTCTTGCACACGAAAACATCCAAAATTGAATACTATTTATTAGTTAACCATTATCATTCAATCTTAAATATCTCTCTCTGAATATCTTCTAGTCTTGTACACGAATGTACCCATCTAATCTAATCTCCaatacaattaatcattttCAAAGCTCATTCTTCACTAATCAATATCACTCcatgtttttttctttattgttattattaatttGGGATTTATTTTCCTCTAAAAAAGTAATCATTTGTCTTTtcatcaattaattaatatttcatttaatttagaGTATCCTCTTCCACTAAAACAATCATATTCAAGTAAAATattttcctcctgtaaccaaaaaaaatattcaagtcAAATAACACTATTATAGAAGGTAAAATTATCCAATACAGCTAAAAACAACCTATTACTAGTTGGtcaaataactaattaattagcAAGTAAAAAACGCATATTAACCCATCTCTCTAACCCTCGACTAAAACAATTATATCTAAGTTGGATAAGACCGCTATAGACGGTAAAACTCTTCCTATCGCATAACTGCATACAACGAAACTCTAATGCGAAGACTAGAACAACCTCAAATCAGTTGGTCAAACAATTATTTaacaattaatttattttcaagtaaaatttattattaataataaatttattagcaagtaaaattaattaatatttaacttATTAGCAAGTAAAGAAAACATACCATgcctgtctctctctctctctctgaccCTGACCCTGACCCTCTTCTCCCACATACAGAGAGAAAAGATCATAGAATGGCAAAGACCCTTCTTTGGTTTCTACGATTTTGGCGCTTAAACCCTTCTCCTTCTCACTTCTCAGACTCCTCTGTCCCCCacacactttctctctcttcactctctTTCCCTTCTTCTTAAGGCCCCCTCCTGCTCCAGTCTTTTCAGCAAAACAAAAATGGAAGAAGAGTGAAACACAGAAACACCAACATACatcacacacatatatatatatatatatatatatatatatatatatatatatatatgtacacaCATATACAGACAGACACAGATTCATAGAGAGAGTGAGAAGCAAAGGACTATCTGGGTCTGCAGATTTTTTTGTTCTTAGTTCACAGATTTTCATTTGATCTTATTAATCATCATTTGATAAGAGATCTCAATACCCCAGAGCTTTTTCTGTCTAAAAGACTCCATCTTTAATCTGAAACCTGTGTTTTTCAATCTTTTTTGATACTGGGTCTTGTGTTTTGTaataaaaatttgatttttatttttcactgAATCAAGTGAGGTTTTTTTGAGCTATTTCAATGGCACCAAGTTTTGATTGTTTTTCTAGCCTTCTCTGTGAGGAAGATGCTAGTATTTTTGAGGATAGTGATTATGGGGGCTCCATGGAGATGATGGTGGAGGAGACATGGAATTCTAGATATGGTGGAAACCAGCACTATGGTGATCCAAATCCAATTGGGGTTTTGCCATTGCTGAGTGATGAGTGTTTTGCTTTAATGGTGGAGAAGGAATCACATCATTTGCCTGGTGGTGATTATGTGAATAAGCTGAGGAGTGGGGATTTGGATTTTGGGGCTAGAAAGGAGGCCattgattggattgaaaagGTGGGTTCAAGAGATTGTTTGATCTTTTTTGCTTTGTGTCAATTTAGCTGTGGACTGTTTTTTCCTTAATCATGAATTGGGAATTTATGAAAATCTTCATATTTTGCTTTTGATTGTCTTAAATTTGCGCAATACTTTATCCAAATGGAAGAATTTTATCTAGATTTGATTGCCTCATTCTTTGTTTGATGATGATTCTGTTGGTGAATCTGAGTTGCTTGAGAAAAATGTATGGATTGTGAATTTTAGGATGGAGATTATTGGATGCAACACTTTGGTTTATGCATATTTCTGCTGATTTTAACATGTTGAAAACTAAACCAGCATTAATTTTGTATCAATTTGAAGCCATTGTCTCTTGAACAAGTAAAGATTGCTCTTTGATTTGATCTGACTAATGGACTAATAATGTATCTGTTTTATAGGTCCGAGAGCATTTTGGTTTTGGACCTCTATCTGAATATCTATCCATCAACTACTTGGATCGATTCTTATCTTCATGTGAATTTTCAGTAAGTCAATAATTCAAcgaaaaaataagtttttttttttcttcttatgttCAATTGTTGACTGGTTTTGATCTGATGCTTCCTCTCTCAGAAACAAAGAGCTTGGACAATGTCATTGCTTGCTTTGGCATGCTTATCTCTTGCAGCCAAAATAGATGAACCTAAGGTTCCTCTGTGTCTTGATTTGCAGGTAAATTCTTTTAATTGATGCAATCTAGTTTGAACATGTTAAGTCAAATATCTTTGATTACATTGTGGTGATTGGtttatctttttgtttttttccagGTGGGTGAATCTAAGTATGTGTTTGAATCTGAAACAATACAAAAGATGGAGCTTATGGTACTGAACAAATTGGGGTGGAGAATGCAAGCAATTACCCCTTTCTCCTTCATTGACTATTTCCTTTCCAAGATCAGTGATGATGAAACCACACTAGGAGCTTCAATTTTGAAATCTGTCCAACTTATTCTGAGTGCTGCAAGAGGTAACTTTCTGTTTGTTTTCTTGTCTAACTCTCTGCAGCAATGTTTAATTATGATAGTGAGGAACAAAAGATGATAATTTGGAGTGTGGGAATCCAATGCAGGTATTGACTTCCTAGAGTTCAAATCATCAGAGATTGCAGCAGCTGTGGCATTATCTGTGGTGGGAGAAACCCAAACAGGTCACACAGAGAAAGCCATTTCTGTTCTTATTCAACATGTAGAAAAGGTAAAGATGGTGGTCCAAGAACAATAAATAAAAGTTAGCATAATGATGGTTTTCCTTTTTAGTATGATCGTTTTAAGTTGATTAATTGTAACTGATGGTGCATGCTTGAAAACCCTTCTACAATTAATTCTTCCTTCTACATTTAATTTTGAAGGCATAATCAATTATAGGTAGGGACTTCTGTGAGTGTATTTAGATCAACATTGtctaaaatttattttgattgaattgattttagtaaaattgattatgataaatGTGAGTTGAAATGGTgtaatttatgtttggataccttCATGAGAAAAGTTGGCTTTGTAGGGTAAtattatgaaattcagttgtaaaatctcataattgattatgttcAATGTAGAAGCTACTCTCTCTGGCTTTTAGCAGAATAGtcatccaaaattgattttacacTATCAGAATTAATTCTTATGTTTTTTCCAACAAGGAACCAAACACTGCATAACTTTTgggtttcaaaattaattttggtgaAAGAGAAGTGCATGTAAGCATGTTAGGAATGCAATTAATTGTGACATGGTTTAATTGATATTTACATTTGTCTTGTTTTTATGGCAGGAGAGGGTATTGAAGTGTGTTGAAATGATCAATGAGTTGTCAtcaggtggtggtggttctgcCAGTGATGCTATTGCTGCTTCTGTTTCTGTTCCCCAAAGCCCAATAGGGGTGTTGGGTGCTGAATGCTTCAGCTACAAAACTGATGACACCACAAATGCTGGTTCATATGCAAATTCTACACATAATAATAGTCCTGATGCTAAACGGAGGAAGCTAAATCCAACATTTGGAGTATAGCTATTTTGGGTTGGAAATTTTACCATCACTCATAAAATTCTTTTCTGGAAAaggatttttgtttttgttttatggGTGGTGTTCCTCTCAAGGGAAAGCCAATCAAGGAAGCAGGAAGATAGAtaggaaaaatgaaataataaaaaagccaaaaaaataagaaaccCAAAAAAGACAATAAGTGGCGGAAATAGAACTTACTAGGATGAGACATATTTTGGGGCATTTACTTTAATCATGTCATTATCTTTTATACTATTGGTTATTAAACAATTTTTACTGTTTTTGAaacagttaaaaaaaatattattgctTTGTCACCATATGGATCTTGATTTTGTGTGTCGTATCAGCAGTTCAATTGGACACTTTGACCTAGTGTCTATTTAGACCATTGCTAGGTGTTTGATGATAAGGATTCGTGAACATCTTTTGACTGTAGAGAGATAAAAAGGGAGAAAAAAATAAGTGATAAAATAATAAAGCTGTCTTGTGTTCCAAAATCTCGTCATAGGACACAACTTGAATCATAAGTAGAAAATTATGTAGTTTAGTTTTTAATTCCTGAGGTAGCACCTAGGTATGAAAAACAAATTACTAAAATCTTATACAAACCGGGTTGGACTCAAGTAGATAGAAAGTCCTTTTATAAAGCATTGTTGCATAGGTAACGTAGAGGTGATGGAGCATTATGGCCTCTAAGGTTGGTGGGCTCTTTTATTACGGGCCATTGAGGCTTGTGTTTAAAATGTTCTATTGACTCTTGGGGATTGTTCTCTTTGTCTGAGAAAAAAACCATTTTCTTGGGACATGGTTGAGTGGTAACTAGGAATTTGTTTTAGTTGACCTAGGGAAACAAAGGAATACTTGATGCGAGTGCTAAGTAGCATAAGGACACACTAAAATGACACCCCTTAATTGCCTCCCAAGAACACATTCTTAGGAGAACCTGTTAGACAACTTTTACTAGGTTGACTTTAGGTCTTCTTGGAAAGAGTTTATTACTCAAAGTCAAATGTATGTTTGTTGTTCAATATTTTGCTTCCTCAAGAATTTGGACTAGCGGTAGAGGTGAGAATAGACCAGACCGTTCGTAGGGGCTTATGACCTATCCTACCACAGGCCCAGGCCAGGTCAGGCCAAATTGGTAAATAGGCAAGGCTTAGACTTTTTGAAAagtctatttagttaaaaaggtcAGACTCTAGCCATTCAACAATCCTTGTAAACCTTATAGGCTAGCCTATTAAGTAAATATGATGAGTATTTTTCATTTACattgtaaatatgattagtataaatatattttaccattgatgatgtctatatattagaaatttattataatattttaatattatatacttattgacatttttatatatttaagcaaCTTGACTTATACAATGATTCAAAGTGATAAGTCTAATTAGAAATAaagtgtgattttaaattggTTCTCCGActctaagaaaccaacataatctcGTTTAGTTTCATCTCTACCTAGTAGTTTATAATATTACAAGTCtgattgttaaaaaaattatttttagtataatttaacctGATAGTTTATAAGTTTGATAGCTTCTTTTCTTTACAGATAAGTTTGTTAGCAAACGAAAAAATGTTGTTGTGAAACGGGCCTTTAAATAGGCTATCAGGCTAGGCCAGGCTTTCGGGAAGGTCAGACCAGGCTCGAAAAAAAGCCTTTGATAGGCCACATGCCAGGCTCatgccttaagatttttaaacagGCTAGGCCTATTATGCAAAGCCTACCTAGGCCCAACCTATTCTCACCCCTAACTAGCGGCTCCTCTAACTCAGAGTGGATTCAAGGGAAGGGCTGGGCCTCACCTTGTAGTAATTAGGAAGGACTTGAATCGATAACCATCTCTCGACTAACCTAACCTCCTCCGTCACTCGGAGCCAATAAGGGGTAGTTTTCGTTTATCTTATAGTATAAACACTTatacttatatatattttttagtttatttcaataagcttctcaagttagcttatgaataagttcTAATTGATGAACACTTATGGTCATAggtgttgagaagtctcacattaactAAAGATATGACCGATTTAGCCCCTATATATGAGAAGACAATCCTCAACTCTTGAGTTAGCTTGTGTGTTGAGTTAGGCACCCCAAACTCTAATATGGCGTCAGAGTCTATCCTAGACTCGTTAAGTGGAGACCATCTGTATATGTGCACCCGCAGATGTTCATTTGTGCATATcccacgctccagatgtccagCCCTGAGCGTGAGagggtgtgttgagaagtctcacactgactagagatatggtcaATGTAGCTCATACATAAGAGAAGACaatcctcaactcttgagctagtcTTTTGGCTGAGTTAAACCTCCTAAATTCTAATAATAAGCTTTATTAAGTTGTTTACCTAAACGTACCTTACACAACCATGATAAGAAGTTTTGAATTTAGTTCTTTTGTTGGTGATTAACTGATTATGAAGCTAGGGAAGTTAGTTTTGTGCCAAAAGAAGGCCTTGTATACACACACTTGACGAGTAATGAAGGAAAGTTGTATTGTGCTTCAGTAAGGAATTTCACTAAGATAACATAAATTTGGATTGTCCGAACGATATAAAAAGTTCATATATAGAAGCGATTTTATAGCGCATTGTCTAAGGATCGGACGGTGCAATGATATATAATTTTCATAAAACATAAGTAATGAACTCCAtaaacattaaataaaataagataagGCTTCAATAAGATTATGTAAAAGATTTATTTTGGTTTACTTCAAAATACATAAACTACATTCAATCCTTAAAATACATCACCAAAGTGTTTCTACTAAAAAcacaattttaatttctttgagACTTGTACTTTATaagtgttttttcttttctttcatcaAGTCTTTTCGAGATCACACTTATGCAAGTACCTTTTCCATTGGCCCTCAAGAAAACTACAACAACAAGCTAAATGTACAAGAAAACTACAACAACAAGTGAAAGGAATAAAAATGTTAAAGAGGTACAAGAGTTTATTAATTATGCAAAAGGgtagaagaaaagatgaagaagtCTTTGACATCTAAACTTTATCATTTAtgcaaaaatataaaaattacccAAATATATTAATTAGAACAAGCTAATCAAAGTAGTAGGATTAACTGAGTCAATGAATCTAGTAAATATTCATGAATAATGATCTTAGGCCACACACACATAAATACATACTCCTTCTTCGTCATCATCAAATTAGGGCATTGCAAGTAGATCAGataactaaataattttttattattgtaTCAAACACAATATTATGTgatccataaaaaaaaatattatgtgaaGCAAACATTGATGATTATAGgcataaaaggaaaaaattacACAAAAGGATTACGTAACGaaaaatcagaaataaaaaCTCAATGTCCTTTGAAATCTATTATGAAGAGCTATATGCACTTCCTTTCATAGCTAATGTAAGTTTAtttccatttatttattttgatgtTGAAGAACATCTTAgatgattcaatttttttatttggagTCTCCTTCACCTAGTCTCCCTTCTAATCTCATCCAGACGGCCACTTGCTTTGCATTTAATGCTCTTCACGTACACCAAGTTTGAGATGACCGTTGTTCCATAGTTTGCTCAAATTGATGAAACACAGTGTAGCTTAGGCAAATGGCATAAACGATGTTTCCATTTTGGTGCAGATATAATGTAGACTTTAACCCGACTAGCTACTATATCCCATGAAGGCTCGCGTCTCTGAagaatagctcaagtgataagagcctTTGAGGGACGTATGAGTTGGGGAGGGGAGAGTCTAGGGATCAATCACTAAAGGGTGTAattttatctttccgatgtttTAAAAAATCTCATGAAGGCTCGTTAGGGTTAGGCTTCTGACATGATGTGAATCTTTGCTGGACAAtgttgtactttttttttgaactctatACAATGTTGTACTTGATCTTGATAATTGTGCCAAACATTGAATATCAAACTATAAAGGTTGTGCTTTCTTATATACAGTGGAAATCTTGTGCACTGTGCTTCTCTATGGACGATAGAGGTCTTGTGCAGACTAAAGAGGTGGTAGACGATGCCTTCTGATTTTAAGCAAACGATGAAAGTTGATTAGGCATACCACAATGTCttgtttttcaaattttaacacGTCACACTTATAGCATATTTTTTGCCCTAAGCATTATAACTTTAACTTTATTATCATAAAAAACAAGATGGGGATTACGAGGTACGTACTAAACATTTGAACTTAAGAATGAAGTTGAAAGATCGttcattgttattttttattaccAACCCGATAATCCGAATTGGCCTAACCAATGATTGATAaggtgaaatgattcatgttaTGAATAAAAAAGTTAGAAAACCAACCCAACCTAACtcgtgttaaggttggttaaaGTCCAAAAATTACTATAACCTGATCCAAAATGATTAGTGTTCATCTCTACACATTGTTGTTGTATGTCTCATGTGCTTTCTAACTAAATTATTATGATAGAACCTTataaactaaaattatatttcatttttttttgcgTAGTACTTAAAATTAAAGACAAAGCAAAGAACAAAGAAAAACTAAGATATGCTCATTTCTATCCAAAGGAAGCAGCGAGAACAAGTTATGTAGAGGAAGAGACCACTATACGAAACCACATTGCCAATGTACACCAAAGCAACTAAACAATCAGTACATGAGTTTTACTCACGACGGATGTAATTGAAAGAGACATTCTAAGGGCGAATAGAAATGGAGATAATCTATTCCAAGACATCAAACAAAGGAAAAGAAATGGTAGGGGTCTCAAGAAAGCCaatggcttaaatatgtttatgGTCCCTGTGTATTGAGGACAGTTTGAGTTTGGCCCCTATTTTTTTCAAAGTAAAGCAACCATCCCTCCGATTACACTTTTCGTAACAAACCACCCTTAACTCCGCCAGTCCTTGCCAAATGCCATCACCTGAGGGgcaactttctttttggtccaccggtgctcCATGGGCATTTTAGACTTTACATTCAGGGGCTTTTAGACTTTTCCCCTTTTCTCCTtctccctctcactctctctcctcTCACTTCAATCATCTCCAACAGCACCCTCTCATGGATTCTTTGTTTTCTCTAACCCCAAAACTCTTATCATTGAATTGCAACCCTCTTCACCCTCTTCTTCAAAATTAACCCACTATCACTATGTCGATTTCATAACAACTCTATGCAGGAACCAATACTCATAACGTTATCTCAAAACTCTTACTAAATGAAACCACAATCCAAATAACACTTGAGAGCAGCAAGAACCCAGCAAAAAAAATGAACAGGACAAACTTTGCAACATTACTCTATAAAGATCAACTAAGCTTCATGGGCAtcaatttcaagtttcaacctcGCAAAACAGAAACTCAAGATTCAAGACCTGAGAATCATAAATCCCCAACTTATCAGAGAGCTTGCTGCAAGCCTGAGAATCACAAATCCAGAAATCAATCGTTACATTTCTGCAcagaaaggaaaaaggaaaaaatggtGAATGGATTTGGGAACGAACGGTGCGACGGTCGGGGACGCAACCGACGGCGACGAGGAGCTCGCCGATGGCATCGAAGGCGCCTTCGCTGTCGAGTCCGAAATCGAGGTCGTCATCAGCGAGGACGTTGACGATGTAATCGACGATTGGCTCAGAG
This is a stretch of genomic DNA from Lotus japonicus ecotype B-129 chromosome 1, LjGifu_v1.2. It encodes these proteins:
- the LOC130734161 gene encoding cyclin-D4-1-like encodes the protein MAPSFDCFSSLLCEEDASIFEDSDYGGSMEMMVEETWNSRYGGNQHYGDPNPIGVLPLLSDECFALMVEKESHHLPGGDYVNKLRSGDLDFGARKEAIDWIEKVREHFGFGPLSEYLSINYLDRFLSSCEFSKQRAWTMSLLALACLSLAAKIDEPKVPLCLDLQVGESKYVFESETIQKMELMVLNKLGWRMQAITPFSFIDYFLSKISDDETTLGASILKSVQLILSAARGIDFLEFKSSEIAAAVALSVVGETQTGHTEKAISVLIQHVEKERVLKCVEMINELSSGGGGSASDAIAASVSVPQSPIGVLGAECFSYKTDDTTNAGSYANSTHNNSPDAKRRKLNPTFGV